The genome window ATGAGAATAGAGTTGGAAGAAAATAACCAACCCCGGCCACTGAATCACAAGCTAGGCAGGCTCAGAAACATAACATTGCTAGGttgcaaattaaattagaaaatattaCCTTTGGGAGAGTATAAAATTGACGGACAACAAGTTTATCGTCTCCAAGATCCCGCCGCTCTTCTTGAAAATTTTTAGCAGAAGTCACAAGGAGGGAGTGACAATTCTTTAAATCAATTAACTGCAATGTGTTAATGTCACCAAAACCAGTTGGAAATTCCACCAAAAGGCGACAGTAATTAAGAGATATGCATTCAAGAATGGGGAAATGATCAGCATCTACACTCCAATGCTCGagacttgaaagtttagtaacttccaaatactttaatttgcaGAAGCCATTTCCTGTTGCTTTCCACTCTGAGCCACAGAAAGCATCCTCTCTCAATTTTAGAACCTCAAGGTTAGGCAATGCGTTAATAATGGTCATATCCTCCCATGAAAATAATGTTCCTTTGAGGGTCAACTTCTTGAGATTTGGTGGAAAAGCTTTTAGAAGTTTGATGTCACATTTCGGAAAAAATCGATATGTTTCAAATTTTAAGTTCTCCAGCTGATGCAAATTGAGAAGACCTTCCATTGAAATAGGTGGTAGTAAATCCCAAGTTTCTTCACTTAAATAAGACTCCTCATAGCCCATTAAGTAAATCCCAAGTTCCTTCACATTTGGAATCGCTTTGAAGTCTGGCTCAGTTTGGAAACGTTGAGGGAGACTCAACCAAGATAGAGTTTGTAGATTTCCTTGAACCAATTTTGGGAGATGGCGGTGCTTAAGACTCCCCTGGGAGAAATGAACGTGCCTTATATGTGGCATACccaaaatattatttggtgAAAAAGAAGCCCAATCATCAAAAATAATGAGAGTTTGCAAACATCGAAGCTTACACCACTGGTAATTATTAATAGATGCTCTCCGGTGAATTCTTAGGGCTAAATATCTCAAATGAACAAGATCCACTATTTCTCTTGGTAGGTGATATTCAGGAGATTCACTTATGCTCAACACCCTTAGCAGTTTAGAATAGGGAAGTATTATGGAATTGCGGTGAACACCAAAGACATAATTATGAGGAAAATATAGAAAAGATCGCAATTCATGGGATGTGTGAGTCATATACCTTGATCGACTAATTGGCTCATCATCTATATGGCTTAATTGATCACTGACGACCCAACGGCAAGCTTTTCGGTCCAAGCTGCTTGCTGCTAATCCAACGCCAAGCTCATGCACATTATCATTCTCATTTATAACATACAAAAGCTTCTCCGTCCGAGCCTCTCTCAAGCTAAAGCTACGCAGCACATCATGGAGCTTAcaatacttgattttgttgCCAAAACTACTCCACTTATCAATTTGAACTAGACCTCTGTCCACAAGATCCTGTAAGTAATCATATGCCACTTCTTCCATGCTTTTATTCAACTCTAACTTTAAGAATCCTTCTGCAATCCATAGCTTAATCAACCTTTTCACTTTAATCGCCCTATCTTCTGGAAAAATTCCAAAGTATAAAAAACAAGCTTTCAAATGCGGAGGCAAGTGGTCGTAACTTAGTGAGAGTATTTTTGAACATTTCTTTTCCGGATCAATGTCAAGTAACAGATCCAAATTTGCAACAACATTCTCCCACTGATTTAGTGATGGCTTGTTGGATGAGGAGGAAAGAAGCCCAGCAACAACTATAATTGTTAGAGGTAATCCTTGACATTTTTCAACAATACCTCTTCCAACTTTCTCAAATTCAAGGGGgaattttttttctacaaatacctttttgtaaaataaattccAACTTTCATTGAGATTTAAGAATCGCATAGAATAAAGATTGTTACCAGAACTAACATAGTCAGCCACCTGTTTGAGTCGTGTAGTCAGCAATATTCGACTTCCATTTAAATCTTCTGGGAAACATCTATGAATGTCATCCCATGCTTGAGTGTCCCATATATCATCTATGACAATGAGATACCTCTGACCCAACAACTTTTGGCGTAGTTGACTTGCTAGATAAGAGACATCTCGATTGGTGTCATTAGAACGGAGAAGGTCACAGAGCATTTCTCTAAGATTGTGTTTTTGAGATACAGTAGTCCATGCTTGAATGTCAAAATAAGAAGCAATCACGACTTTATCATTATAGACTCTTTCAGCTAAAGTAGTCTTGCCAATACCTCCCATACCTGTGATTGAGATGACTTCCAGGCTATTTGAATCTGAAATGAGCTTGTGCATGATGGTATCAAACTCATCGTCGCATCCTACCATTACATTGTTGGGCTCTGAAGAACGTTTGGAGGAGCTATCAGCATTGATATTCTGTATTGCTGCGTTTCTTCTTGGCGGCTCTACAGAGTGATTGCGATTGCTCTCAATCTGAATCTGCAGAATCCTCCGTTCAAGTGATTCAATGTCTCGCGTTACTTGTTGCAAGATCTGATGAAGACTCTGACAAGGCTCAACAGGGGCGTCTTCCTCGTTGTAGAGTTGATATAATTCTGATTCAATTTTGCTCTCTGCTTCAGCAGCTACATCTCTGATCTCTGTCTCCAAGCCTCTCCATGCGGGGCAGTTGATGTTGTTCTTCTGAGAATCCTCCAAAAAGGCTTGCAAAAATCGGAGCTTCTTACACAAAGATTCGATCATTATTTCTCTATCATCAAAACTCAAACATGGAAGAGGTTGTAGAAAATGGAACTCTATCGTATTTAGTAAATTGACAAGAGGAATAGCCATTATATTGAAGGAAGATTGATTGATCGATCGAACAAAGCGAACGAAATGTTTAAAAACTCAGACTATAATCTAAAGAGAAACTCAGAAATTGACGGGAAAACTCCAAGTCTTCTAATGAAGTCCACCGACAGTGTACTGTGGACACGTGTGTGGTAGGTAAGGAGGgatcaattataaataataagtttATGTTAGCAGCTGGCCTGGCCTGTAAATGTGGTGGATGCATCATAGTttaaggggtgtattcaataacgactttcataaacttttaaatacttttatcaattttaaaagtttggtggtatttaatttagacttttataaactctttaaaagtctacttgTATTCAATTATCAAACTtttcaaactctttaaaagtatatacgtattcgattcagacttttatagagttattaaaagtttactggtattcaaaaagttactactttcacaaactctgtcagaataggatttctatagattttctcttcattaataaaaatagatgaaatccaaccctccaaccccaaacttttcaacattctctaccgacttttttttcctccatctaaactaggcaaatttttcatcaattttacggtacgtttcaaatctttcataaatattttttttcagttcaatcaaattttttgttgcaaattttttaatttataatttttaaattttatttaattaatatgtttataattttatataattgtatgtttattaattattaatttatatatatatatatatatatatatatatatatatatatatatatatatatatatatattatttgtattaagttgaattttttaagagattctttatttattttatagtaattataaatggGAGATACTTATCAAGAAAAGAGTAAaggtaaaaataaagttaatgaaAATTATGCATTATGGCACCTCAGGAGAGTAACGAGTTATTACAACTCATGGTTGATGCCATAAAAAAATGGATGGCGTGATAGTAGTGGAGGTTTAAGCAAGTTAACTGTGGAGAAGAGGAAACCAATGCCAATCAAAGATAATTGTACTAACATGATGAATATTTTAAtccgtactttttttttgaagcaaaatttgtactttttcattctaaacattttgataattatattactcagcATTACTTGTTTCATTAGGTCAAGAGatatttttattagttatatttataaaaattgattatattttcgttatgaataatatactctattgcTGTGACatcagtatttatttatttattttttttacaatgcactaatttatagataatatattaatagaagttatggaatgtttgtgagggtgtattcaatttagagttttaatgacttttgtaaactttttaatatgaaaaaagtttttaaaagtctataaatgtttatagtatggatatttataaactcttataaagtttataaaagtttaaaatctaggaaagtttacaaaaattctacaaaagtaaattaaaattcatcactttaaaagtatttaaaagttcatgaaagtcgtgattgaatacacccctaagTTTGTAAAGCGATTTGACAAAAGTTTATTAGTGGAGTGTGGGACATACAACAATTATTCATGTGGGTCGTCAcattatttactttattaatcTTTATAGCTTTGGAAATAAATAAGAGGTAacaatttttgttttgagttgAAATAATATTAATGTTCAAATAAGTTTCAAactaattgaagaaaaaaattactatataattaggtcattaattattaaaaataattttaaatatacacattaacTTGGAACGAAACAGTCGTGACTTATCACATACTTTTAtcgtaatatataattttttgaaaatcaataatcaaatatattaaatcaaTAGACTGGAAATACACAAAGGCGGGGACGAAACCCACACACCAAGGGCAGATGAAGAATCTGTTGCCCGTGCAAGCACATGAGCtacatgattcgctgaccttTTGACATGGCGAACCACAACGTTCCCAATGTCATTAGCAAGAACCCTACAATGCTTACATAAGAAAAATCATAAGAGACAGAATTGAAATTGGAACAGAAATTCAAACAATCAGTTTCCAAAATAGTGTTCGTCAATCCTTGATTCTTTAGCCACGTTAGTGCCTCTTTAATGGCCATCGTTTCCGCGAGGTAAGGGTCTCTAAAACAATTCAGCTGACCTCCATAAGCTGCTACAAATTTACCACTGTGATCACGAACCACAGCACCAAACCCCATGACATCTTCGAATAAGGCAGCATCCACATTGCATTTGACTTTACCAACAGGAGGTGGCCGCCAAGGAAcagaaattgcatgcatttttgaaaaattctgGTTGGCAGTATTTGAATATGCAAGCTTCCATGAATTAATGAGGGACTCTACCATGTGTTTTAATTCAGCAGTTTGCCAAACTTTAGTATTCCAGAGAGCCTCATTCCTAGCTATCCATATTGTCCAATAAGTTGCAGCCATTCTTATCGCCATATCATGCCCAACCATACCCAAAAACTTTTCAACTATAGCAGCAAAAGAATTACCTTGGACTCCAACATCAGTCTCCCAGAGCTGCCCCGTCACAGGACAGTCACAGAACAAATGGAAAATGGTCTCCAAGGCAGTCGAACAAAGACAACAACCACCCCCCGCCATTACTCCTCTGGTTCGCAAAACCTCACGCACAGGAAGAATATTACGGATACACCTCCATAGAAAGTTTCGAATCTTAGGTGGTACTTNNNNNNNNNNNNNNNNNNNNNNNNNNNNNNNNNNNNNNNNNNNNNNNNNNNNNNNNNNNNNNNNNNNNNNNNNNNNNNNNNNNNNNNNNNNNNNNNNNNNNNNNNNNNNNNNNNNNNNNNNNNNNNNNNNNNNNNNNNNNNNNNNNNNNNNNNNNNNNNNNNNNNNNNNNNNNNNNNNNNNNNNNNNNNNNNNNNNNNNNNNNNNNNNNNNNNNNNNNNNNNNNNNNNNNNNNNNNNNNNNNNNNNNNNNNNNNNNNNNNNNNNNNNNNNNNNNNNNNNNNNNNNNNNNNNNNNNNNNNNNNNNNNNNNNNNNNNNNNNNNNNNNNNNNNNNNNNNNNNNNNNNNNNNNNNNNNNNNNNNNNNNNNNNNNNNNNNNNNNNNNNNNNNNNNNNNNNNNNNNNNNNNNNNNNNNNNNNNNNNNNNNNNNNNNNNNNNNNNNNNNNNNNNNNNNNNNNNNNNNNNNNNNNNNNNNNNNNNNNNNNNNNNNNNNNNNNNNNNNNNNNNNNNNNNNNNNNNNNNNNNNNNNNNNNNNNNNNNNNNNNNNNNNNNNNNNNNNNNNNNNNNNNNNNNNNNNNNNNNNNNNNNNNNNNNNNNNNNNNNNNNNNNNNNNNNNNNNNNNNNNNNNNNNNNNNNNNNNNNNNNNNNNNNNNNNNNNNNNNNNNNNNNNNNNNNNNNNNNNNNNNNNNNNNNNNNNNNNNNNNNNNNNNNNNNNNNNNNNNNNNNNNNNNNNNNNNNNNNNNNNNNNNNNNNNNNNNNNNNNNNNNNNNNNNNNNNNNNNNNNNNNNNNNNNNNNNNNNNNNNNNNNNNNNNNNNNNNNNNNNNNNNNNNNNNNNNNNNNNNNNNNNNNNNNNNNNNNNNNNNNNNNNNNNNNNNNNNNNNNNNNNNNNNNNNNNNNNNNNNNNNNNNNNNNNNNNNNNNNNNNNNNNNNNNNNNNNNNNNNNNNNNNNNNNNNNNNNNNNNNNNNNNNNNNNNNNNNNNNNNNNNNNNNNNNNNNN of Ipomoea triloba cultivar NCNSP0323 chromosome 3, ASM357664v1 contains these proteins:
- the LOC116013019 gene encoding uncharacterized protein LOC116013019, with amino-acid sequence MAGGGCCLCSTALETIFHLFCDCPVTGQLWETDVGVQGNSFAAIVEKFLGMVGHDMAIRMAATYWTIWIARNEALWNTKVWQTAELKHMVESLINSWKLAYSNTANQNFSKMHAISVPWRPPPVGKVKCNVDAALFEDVMGFGAVVRDHSGKFVAAYGGQLNCFRDPYLAETMAIKEALTWLKNQGLTNTILETDCLNFCSNFNSVSYDFSYVSIVGFLLMTLGTLWFAMSKGQRIM
- the LOC116013422 gene encoding putative late blight resistance protein homolog R1B-16 isoform X3, translated to MAIPLVNLLNTIEFHFLQPLPCLSFDDREIMIESLCKKLRFLQAFLEDSQKNNINCPAWRGLETEIRDVAAEAESKIESELYQLYNEEDAPVEPCQSLHQILQQVTRDIESLERRILQIQIESNRNHSVEPPRRNAAIQNINADSSSKRSSEPNNVMVGCDDEFDTIMHKLISDSNSLEVISITGMGGIGKTTLAERVYNDKVVIASYFDIQAWTTVSQKHNLREMLCDLLRSNDTNRDVSYLASQLRQKLLGQRYLIVIDDIWDTQAWDDIHRCFPEDLNGSRILLTTRLKQVADYVSSGNNLYSMRFLNLNESWNLFYKKVFVEKKFPLEFEKVGRGIVEKCQGLPLTIIVVAGLLSSSSNKPSLNQWENVVANLDLLLDIDPEKKCSKILSLSYDHLPPHLKACFLYFGIFPEDRAIKVKRLIKLWIAEGFLKLELNKSMEEVAYDYLQDLVDRGLVQIDKWSSFGNKIKYCKLHDVLRSFSLREARTEKLLYVINENDNVHELGVGLAASSLDRKACRWVVSDQLSHIDDEPISRSRVLSISESPEYHLPREIVDLVHLRYLALRIHRRASINNYQWCKLRCLQTLIIFDDWASFSPNNILGMPHIRHVHFSQGSLKHRHLPKLVQGNLQTLSWLSLPQRFQTEPDFKAIPNVKELGIYLMGYEESYLSEETWDLLPPISMEGLLNLHQLENLKFETYRFFPKCDIKLLKAFPPNLKKLTLKGTLFSWEDMTIINALPNLEVLKLREDAFCGSEWKATGNGFCKLKYLEVTKLSSLEHWSVDADHFPILECISLNYCRLLVEFPTGFGDINTLQLIDLKNCHSLLVTSAKNFQEERRDLGDDKLVVRQFYTLPKKIIDGWKPADTSTKWSATPTPID
- the LOC116013422 gene encoding putative late blight resistance protein homolog R1A-10 isoform X1 translates to MAIPLVNLLNTIEFHFLQPLPCLSFDDREIMIESLCKKLRFLQAFLEDSQKNNINCPAWRGLETEIRDVAAEAESKIESELYQLYNEEDAPVEPCQSLHQILQQVTRDIESLERRILQIQIESNRNHSVEPPRRNAAIQNINADSSSKRSSEPNNVMVGCDDEFDTIMHKLISDSNSLEVISITGMGGIGKTTLAERVYNDKVVIASYFDIQAWTTVSQKHNLREMLCDLLRSNDTNRDVSYLASQLRQKLLGQRYLIVIDDIWDTQAWDDIHRCFPEDLNGSRILLTTRLKQVADYVSSGNNLYSMRFLNLNESWNLFYKKVFVEKKFPLEFEKVGRGIVEKCQGLPLTIIVVAGLLSSSSNKPSLNQWENVVANLDLLLDIDPEKKCSKILSLSYDHLPPHLKACFLYFGIFPEDRAIKVKRLIKLWIAEGFLKLELNKSMEEVAYDYLQDLVDRGLVQIDKWSSFGNKIKYCKLHDVLRSFSLREARTEKLLYVINENDNVHELGVGLAASSLDRKACRWVVSDQLSHIDDEPISRSRYMTHTSHELRSFLYFPHNYVFGVHRNSIILPYSKLLRVLSISESPEYHLPREIVDLVHLRYLALRIHRRASINNYQWCKLRCLQTLIIFDDWASFSPNNILGMPHIRHVHFSQGSLKHRHLPKLVQGNLQTLSWLSLPQRFQTEPDFKAIPNVKELGIYLMGYEESYLSEETWDLLPPISMEGLLNLHQLENLKFETYRFFPKCDIKLLKAFPPNLKKLTLKGTLFSWEDMTIINALPNLEVLKLREDAFCGSEWKATGNGFCKLKYLEVTKLSSLEHWSVDADHFPILECISLNYCRLLVEFPTGFGDINTLQLIDLKNCHSLLVTSAKNFQEERRDLGDDKLVVRQFYTLPKKIIDGWKPADTSTKWSATPTPID
- the LOC116013422 gene encoding putative late blight resistance protein homolog R1B-12 isoform X2, which translates into the protein MAIPLVNLLNTIEFHFLQPLPCLSFDDREIMIESLCKKLRFLQAFLEDSQKNNINCPAWRGLETEIRDVAAEAESKIESELYQLYNEEDAPVEPCQSLHQILQQVTRDIESLERRILQIQIESNRNHSVEPPRRNAAIQNINADSSSKRSSEPNNVMVGCDDEFDTIMHKLISDSNSLEVISITAWTTVSQKHNLREMLCDLLRSNDTNRDVSYLASQLRQKLLGQRYLIVIDDIWDTQAWDDIHRCFPEDLNGSRILLTTRLKQVADYVSSGNNLYSMRFLNLNESWNLFYKKVFVEKKFPLEFEKVGRGIVEKCQGLPLTIIVVAGLLSSSSNKPSLNQWENVVANLDLLLDIDPEKKCSKILSLSYDHLPPHLKACFLYFGIFPEDRAIKVKRLIKLWIAEGFLKLELNKSMEEVAYDYLQDLVDRGLVQIDKWSSFGNKIKYCKLHDVLRSFSLREARTEKLLYVINENDNVHELGVGLAASSLDRKACRWVVSDQLSHIDDEPISRSRYMTHTSHELRSFLYFPHNYVFGVHRNSIILPYSKLLRVLSISESPEYHLPREIVDLVHLRYLALRIHRRASINNYQWCKLRCLQTLIIFDDWASFSPNNILGMPHIRHVHFSQGSLKHRHLPKLVQGNLQTLSWLSLPQRFQTEPDFKAIPNVKELGIYLMGYEESYLSEETWDLLPPISMEGLLNLHQLENLKFETYRFFPKCDIKLLKAFPPNLKKLTLKGTLFSWEDMTIINALPNLEVLKLREDAFCGSEWKATGNGFCKLKYLEVTKLSSLEHWSVDADHFPILECISLNYCRLLVEFPTGFGDINTLQLIDLKNCHSLLVTSAKNFQEERRDLGDDKLVVRQFYTLPKKIIDGWKPADTSTKWSATPTPID